Within Flavobacteriales bacterium, the genomic segment ATTGGGGTAGTGAAAGAGCTAAACTCCTGACTTTCAACAGGTGTTTAGTGCGTCAAAAAACGTTTTGGACGGGTGTGTCCTGAACTATTGATCTCAACCATGATTATTGGTAGTCCTGCTGGGCTAAAATCAATAATGAAATTTGTTACTTCAACGTAATCTAGACCATTAGGATTATCAATATCCTTTAAGACGTCCTTGCCACCCCACCATTTTGGAGCTTTTTCTTTTAGCAAAGCAATTTTTCCGAAATACCTTTGCGGTTTTTTTCGAAGACCAAGGATTAATAGTCTTCTTGATTTGTTTCCTGATTGCCCTTTAAGGCGATCAATTACTCTATTTTCATCGCTGAAGTCATCCTCCGTTGTTTTATCTAAAACCTGCTTTAACAAAGAGGCACTTCTCTTTTGAGTTCCTTTGTAAGGAGTAAGCTCAGCAGTGCAATAGTGAAAGGTAAAAGAGCACTCTCTTTTCCTGATCTGTCATTTGAATCGTTGAGTTAGAGGTCAAGACAAAATGAAAGATACAAACAGGATGAAATGATTCCAGGATGAAATGATTCCTAAATAGTTGGTTCATTGATTAGAACCCTTACCCCATCCAACCCTCAACTTCATCCAACTGGAGCGCCGGAATGTCGAGTTTCTTCTTTTTGCGCAGGCCGTTCATTTGCTGATGTACCTGTGTGTGTTTGAGCTCGCGCATGGCGTCTACGGTTCCGAATTTCTCCAGAAAATGAGGAGCCCACTCCGCCGGAACGCCAATGGCTTCGAATTCAGCGGCGGTTACGACTGGAGCCTTTTTCTCCGGTTTCATTTGTGGGAAAAACAGCACGTCCTGAATACTGTTGCTGTTGGTCATGATCACGCTCAAACGATCGATCCCGATTCCTAATCCCGCAGTAGGCGGCATGCCATATTCAATAGCCCGCAAAAAGTCTTCGTCCAAGACCATGGCTTCGTCGTCGCCGCGCTTGCCGAGTTCGAGCTGCTCTTCAAAACGAGCGCGCTGATCAATGGGGTCGTTCAATTCAGAGAACGCGTTACAGATCTCTTTTCCGTTGCAAATGGCTTCGAAGCGCTCTACGAGTCCTTCTTCCGTACGGTGCTTTTTGGCCAGCGGCGACATCTCCACAGGGTAGTCGGTGATGAAGGTGGGCTGAATCAACTTGGGTTCGCAGTGCTCGCCAAAGATCTCGTCGATGAGTTTTCCGCAGCCCATGCTGTCTTCGACCTCCACGCCGAGTTTTTTGGCCGCGGCGCGCATTTCGTCTTCGTCCATTTCGGACACGTCCACACCGGTGAATTCCTCAATGGCCCCGTACATGGTGTAGCGCTTCCAGGGACGCTGGAAGTTGATCACGTGCTCACCGCAAGGGACTTCCGTAGTGCCGTGCAGGTCGAGGGCGATCTTTTCGACCATCTCCTCCACGAAGTTCATCATCCACTCGTAGTCTTTGTACGCTACGTAGAGTTCCATTTGCGTGAACTCCGGATTGTGGAAACGGCTCATTCCCTCGTTGCGGAAGTCTTTGGCAAACTCGTACACGCCATCGAATCCGCCCACGATCAACCTTTTCAAATACAGCTCGTTCGCAATGCGCAGGTAGAGCGTGATGTCGAGCGTGTTGTGGTGCGTTTTAAAAGGACGCGCCGCGGCCCCGCCATACAGTGGCTGCAAGATGGGCGTTTCGACCTCCATGTACCCTTTATGGTTGAGGAAATTCCGCATGGAATTCGTGAGCTGCGTACGTTTCATAAAGGCCTCGCGCACATGTGGATTCACGACTAAATCGACGTAGCGCTGGCGATACCGCTTCTCGGGGTCGGTAAAGGCATCGTGTACTTTGCCCTCGGCGTCGGTCTTGGGCAAAGGTAGCGGGCGGAGCGACTTGGTCAGCATGGTGAGCTCGGTCACGTGGATCGAGATCTCCCCAACTTGCGTTGTAAATACATACCCTTTGATGCCCACGATATCGCCGATGTGCATCAGCTTTTTGAAGACCGCGTTGTAGAGGGTCTTATCATCTCCCGGGCAAATTTCGTCGCGATTCACGTAGATCTGAATGCGCCCGGTGCTGTCTTGCAGCTCGGCGAACGAAGCCTTACCCATGATGCGCTTGCTCATGATGCGGCCCGCGAGCGAAACGTTCTTGTAGACCGTTTTGTCGACTTGGTAGTACTTCTTGATCGATGCAGCTGAGGTGTTGACTTCGAATAGATCGGCCGGATACGGGTCAATGCCCAGTTTCTTCAATTCGGCCAGTGCCTCACGGCGGATGATTTCCTGTTCGCTCAATGCCATTGCGGTGTGCTGATTTTGATCGCACAAAAGTACTAAAAAGCGTTAGCATTAGCGTTAGCCAAAGCCCAATCGTGCCGTGGACCCTGCTAAGGCTTAGGCTAAAGCTAATAGCCATTTTCAGTGGCTCATTTACTACCTTTGAAGCTATGAAACAGCTGATCCAAGACTTTCCGAATCACCTCGCCGATGCACTGCATATCGCACATCAGGCCAGTCTTAAACCGGCGGCGCGCGAAATTCGCCAAGTGGTGATCACCGGCCTCGGCGGATCGGGCATTGGCGGTACCATCGTCGCCGACCTCATGCGCGATCGCTGCAAGGTGCCCATCGTAGTGAACAAGGGCTACGACCTGCCTGCATTCGTGAATCCGTATACGCTGGCGCTGGTAAGCACGTACAGCGGCAATACCGAAGAGACTTTGAGCGCCCTCAAACGGGCGGATTCTAGAGGCGCGGAGATCGGCATCATCACCTCAGGAGGTTCGGCTCTCGAGTACGCCAAGTCGAAAGGATGCCACCACATCGTGGTGCCGGGGGGTAACCCACCGCGCTCGATGTTCGGGTACAGTTTTGTGCAGTTGTTGAAGTATTTAAGTCACTACGGACTCGTGGATTCTGAGGTGCTTAGTGATGTGAGCCACGCCATACAGTTGCTCGAAGAGGAGGGAGCCGCGCTTCGTGCCGCAGGCACAGATTTGGCTGGTTTTTTACGTAATAAAATGCCGGTGGTGTATGCCTCGGACGGATTCGAGGGTGTGGCCATTCGGTTTCGCCAGCAGTTCAACGAGAACAGCAAAATGGTGGGCTACACGGGCATGGTACCCGAAATGAACCACAACGAGCTCGTAGGTTGGGCCGGTGGCGACGATCGCATTGCGGTGGTTTTCTTTAGAAATGAAAGTGACGATCCGCGCATTCAGAAACGCATGGAGATCAACCAAGAGATCATTCGCCGCAACACACCGCACATTATGGAGGTTTGGAGTAAGGGCGGAAACGACATTGAGCGCGCTTTGTACCTGATTCATCTGGGCGATTGGGCCAGTTATGATCTTTCGGAGCTCAACGACGTTGATGTTATGGAGATCAAAGTGATAGAATACCTGAAGAGCGAACTGGCGAAATTCAAATCATGAACGTAACGACCCATTTCCAGGATCTGGGGGTCATCGAGTATAAAAAAGCGTGGGACTATCAGCAGCGATTGTTCGATGGTACCGTGCAGATGAAATTCGATAACCGCAAACTTCCCGAAGAAGAGCGGCGGACCACCCGGAATTATTTACTGTTTTGCGAACACCCGCACGTGTACACGCTCGGTAAGAGCGGCGACATGGCGAACCTGCTCGTGAAAGAAGAAAAGCTGAAAGAGATCGAGGCGAGCTATTTTCCGATCAATCGAGGAGGGGACATCACCTACCACGGACCGGGGCAAATCGTGGCCTATCCGATCTTCGATCTCGATTATTTTTTTACCGATATCCACAAATACCTGCGCTACCTCGAAGACGTGATCATCAAGGTGCTGGAGCGGTACGATCTCAAGGGCGAGCGCTCGCCCGGCGAAACAGGAGTGTGGCTCGATGTCGGCACCCCCAAAGCCCGCAAGATCTGCGCCATGGGCATCAAGGCCTCCCGCTGGGTTACCATGCACGGACTGGCGTTCAATGTGAACTCCAATTTGGAGTATTTCAACTACATAGTGCCGTGTGGTATCACCGACAAAGCAGTCACCTCACTCGATGTAGAAGTCGATCGAAAGCTCGATTACGAAGTGGTGAAAGGGCAGGTAAAGGAAGCCTTCAAAGTGGGTTTTGGCTTGGAGTATGTTTAACGGCAGTGGGCTATGAACCGTGAACGATGGACCATGAACGATGGACCATGAACGATGGACTAAGAAGGTTCAGCAACTAAGAACTCAAAACAAAGAACTAAGAACTCCTCGAATTAGCCCAAAAATTCCAATACAAGTGAAAAGAGCTCCTTCGGTCGCTGCGCATGTACCCAATGCCCTGCGCCTTCAACGGTTTCAACGACCGCCTGGGTAAAATGTTCCCGGATGTGGGCAAAGGTGCCTCCGTCAATGTAATCTGAATCGCCCCCCGCAATGAACAGCGTGGGCCCTTCGTAGACTTCCCCGTTCCCCAGTGCTTCACCGACATTCGAAATCTGATCGTTGAGCCCGTGCAAATTGAACCTCCAACCGAGGCTCTCCTTCTCGACCCAATGCAGGTTCTTCAGTAAAAATTGCTGTATGCCTATATCTTTAATGCCTTGGGCCAGCTGGTTTTGCGCCTCGCGGCGCGATTGTGCCCTTTCGAGGTCGACAGAGAGTAGGGCGTCCAGAATTTCACGATGATGGATCGGATAAAACTGCGGACCAATGTCCACCACAACAAGTTTATCGACCCGCTCCGGGTGGTCCATGGCGAAACGCATCGCCGTTTTACCTCCCATCGAATGCCCCATAACGTGCCCTTTGTCGATGCCGTGCTCTTCAAAATACTCGAGCAAGTCTTCGGCCATAACCGTATAATTATGTTCGTCACTGTGAGGTGACCGACCGTGGTTCCGCTGATCGATGAGGTGAACCTCAAATTGCTCGGCAAAATCACCGGCGAGGGTCTTCCAGTTGTCCGGCATGCCGAATAAGCCGTGTAAAATAACGAGGGGTTCGCCCTCGCCTTGTATGATGGAGGCTAATTTCATTAAAGTTCGGTCAATTGTAAGCGGTACATCTGAATGGTGTTCTCGAGTCCGTAGTAAAGCGCATCGCTGATAAGTGCGTGTCCTATTGAAACTTCGAGCAATCCAGGGATATTCATGGCGAAGTAGTTCAAATTCTTAAGATCGAGATCATGTCCGGCATTGATACCTAATCCGGCCGCTGAGGCCGCCTCCGCTGTTTTTACATAAGGCTTTATCGCATCTTCTTTGCGACCCTCGGTATGGCCCACCGCATAAGCCTCCGTGTACAACTCGATCCGATCCGATCCCGTTGCCGCGGCCGCCTCGACCAGCTCCGGTTTAGGATCCAGAAAGATCGACGTTCGTATGCCACGCGCCTTCAAATGGGTAATGATACCTTTCAAGAACTCGCCTTTTTCCAGAGTGTCCCAACCCGCATTCGAAGTGAGCACCCCGGGTGGATCCGGCACTAAGGTGACTTGCTCCGGTTTCATTTCCATGACCAACTTCATGAATTCAGGGGCCGGATAACCCTCGATGTTGAATTCCGTGGTCAACTTTGGTTTGAGCTCGCGCACATCGCTGTAGCGAATATGGCGCTCATCGGGTCGTGGATGCACCGTGATTCCCTGGGTGCCAAAACGCTCAGCATCGAGGGCCACCTGGAGTACGTTCGGTACGTTTCCACCCCGCGCATTGCGCAGGGTTGCTACCTTGTTGATGTTGACGCTGAGTTTAGTGATCGTGCTCATGGGAAAACGATAAGTGCAGTGAAGGCAACAAAGTTAAAAAGACTATGTTTGTTTTAGACAGGCACTGCGGTCATGCTGAGCAAACAAGTACTTCAAACAGAGATCGAACCGATCACTCGTTCCGATTCAGGCCTCTACGCCTTGGGGATCATGGACGAGTATAAAGTTGAACACCTTCCAGTGGTGGAGGGCGGACTTCTCGTGGGCTTGGTTAGCGAGCTCGATTTGCTCGATATGCATAGGCCCGAAGGATCATTGGCCGAACAAGAAGTGACCATTACCCATGTGTCCGTTAACGCTGAGGAGCATTGTTTTAAAGCCATAGAGCTGATGGGCGAAATGTCCTTAACCTGTCTCCCGGTGGTCGATAGGGAGAATAAATACGCCGGCTACATAACCGCGCGTCATTTGGTCGAGTGTATGGGCGAACTCACCGCTTCGCAAGAGCCCGGTGGAATTTTGATCCTCGAGCTCAACCAAAACGATTATAGCTTATCGGAGATCGCTCAGATCGTAGAGTCGAACGATGCCAAAGTGCTGAGTATGTATTTAAGTAAACATACCGACAGCACTAAGATGGAGGTAACCTTGAAGATCAACCGGCCCGATTTGGCCGCGATCATTCAGACCTTCGAGCGATACGAGTACCGAATTACGGCCACCTACGATCAGAGTGACGATACCGAAGAGATGCAGCACCGATTCGGGCTGTTCATGAACTATTTGAACATGTGATATGCGCGTTGGAATCTACGGTAAAGAGATATCTCAGGAACATCGGCCCTTCGCCGAGGAACTCTTTGAGTGCCTGAAGCGATCGGGTTGCGACCTCGTAGCCTACACGCGATTCGTTCAGCGAAATGCCGATAAATGGAGCGACGATAACTTCGACGGCACCTTCAACGACCATTTCGACATGATGCGCAAGAAGGTCGATGTCTTGATCAGTTTGGGAGGCGACGGTACGATGCTCGATTCGACCATGCTCGTCGTCAATTCAGGAGTTCCCATTATGGGGGTGAACTTCGGCCGACTCGGATTTCTGGCGAACAACGCCCGGGAAGACGTGAGTAGAGCCATCAAACAACTCACTTCAAGAGAATACGAATGTGAACCCAGGAGCGTCATTCGACTCGAATCGCAGCGCGATCTCTTCGAAGGGATGAATTTTGCACTGAACGAAATGACCGTAAGCCGTAAGGATACCACGGCCATGATCACGATTCACGTTTATCTTAAGAACGAGCTACTCAATACTTACTGGGCCGATGGACTCATCATTTCGACTCCAACCGGTTCAACAGGCTATTCGCTCAGCTGCGGTGGGCCAATTATAATGCCGGGTTCGCAGAACTTCGTGCTTACCCCAATTGCACCGCATAACTTGACCGTTCGACCGTTCGTACTTAGCGATCAGAGCGAACTGCGGATACGCGTCGAAGGACGCAGCTCAGAGCACCTGGTTTCCCTTGACTCGCGGGTACGAAGCATCACTTCGGAAGACGAACTCGTAGTCAAACGAGCCAATTTTGACATTCAGCTCGTTCGATTCAATGGACAAAACTTCTCGGAGACCCTGCGGAATAAACTGATGTGGGGTATAGACAAGAGGAATTGAGTATCAATTTGTCTTGATTCGGGCTTTGCCCGAGTCAATTTTGCAACGCAAAGACATTTTGAACGAGCCCAAAGCTATTCGGGCTGCGCCCGAGGAAAATTGGATTCACTGGACACCCACCAACTTGTTTTCGCAAACTTACTCGCTCGAAGAGCGATTGTCTTTTTGCATAGCTAGACTAAACTTGGAGATTTGAGCGAATGGCCCAATCCATTGTTTAAAAGATCGCGATCGATCGAACGGAATTCCGCCGTAAATTGATTTCGGCTTAGACTCAAGAAAGTTTTAATTCAGTGCTCTCCGAGCGAGAACCAACTAATCGGCGTTGTTGAAATGAAAGTCTGTGTTGCTCAAACACGCTCTTTGAAAGGGAGTATTCGTGAGAATATGCTGAACCACTTGGGCTTTATTGAACAGGCGATCGGGCTCGATGCGGATTTGATCATTTTTCCGGAACTGTCTATCACGAACTACGAACCAAGCTTAGCTCGAGAGTTGGCGATTGGAAACGGTGCCGAACCTTTTAGGTCCATTCAAGAATTATCCAATTCAGGTAATATATCTGTGGGCATGGGTATGCCAACGATAGAGAAGGGTGAGGTTTTCATTAGTATGCTGATCTACCAACCGCACGAAATGAGAAAGGTGTATTCCAAACAGCTGCTTCATGACGATGAGCAGCCATATTTCACAAGTGGTAAGGAGCAAGTCTACCTGTTCGTAAATGACATCAAAGTTGCGGTCGGAATCTGCTACGAAACGCTTCAGAGGGAGCATTTCGAGAACGCTTGGGGGAGGGATTTTGACGTATACGTTGCGAGTGTGGCCAAATCGCAAAATGGAATTAAAAAAGCGCACGAACACTTTTCTAAAATATCGGGTGAATTCAAAACTCCGATCCTTATGTCCAATAGCATCGAACCATCAGATGATTTCACCGCAGCAGGTCAGAGTGCTGTCCGGAATGAGAACGGTATGCTACTCGAACAGCTCGATGATCGAAGTGAAGGGATTTTGTGGTTCGATACACGATCGAGCCAAACGGGGGTCGAAATGCGAAATTGAGCGTTCAATTCGCTTGATTCGCGCTAAGCGCGAGGATATTCGGGCTTTGCCCGCGTCAATTTTGCTAGCAAAGTCCCTTAGCGCTTCGCCAGAGGAAAATGGAATTCGCAGGGCACTTGCCGATTTGTTTTCGCCGACGTACTCGCTCGAAGAGCGAATGTCCTATTGCGGAGCCAAAACATACTCGCGGCACGCCGCGAGTTTCCTCAGCGGATGCTGAACATCCTCTCGGCGCCAGCCGAGAACAATTAGTTATATTTGCACCCTCGAAAGAAACGCCCAATAAATCTAAGGGTTTGGCGTTTTCGTTGAGGACCGAAAAGGTGATGTACATGCGCAGAATCGCGACCTTGATCATAGTGTTGGCCGCTTCGTTCAGCTCACGGGCACAATCGCCCGATATTGGGCTGTGGATCGGTGGATCTCAGTACTACGGAGACGTGGGTATCATCAACTCGTTCTACATGCCCGAAGACTTGGCCTTTGGAGTCTTTATTCGATGGAACTTCAACGACCACTTAGCTTTGCGCACTGGTGTTGGTTTTGGCGGAGTGAGGGCAGCTGATTCACTTAGTGAGGTTCCTTTTAGGGTCAACCGCAACCTTAGCTTCCGTTCAGACATCTTTGAAGCAGATGCGCGGCTCGAATTGAACTTTTGGCCGTATATCATCGGAGTACCGGAAAAGCACAGTATGTACGTTTTCGCCGGTATCGGCTTCTTTACTTTTGAACCGCAGGCCTTGTACCAAGACACTTGGTGGGACCTGCAGCCATTGAATACTGAAGGGCAGGGTACCGTTTTGGCTCCCGATTTGGAGGAATACAGGACTTGGAGTTTGTCCGTACCTTTTGGGATCGGATATAAAGCCAATATTGGTCGGCGATTTGCCGTTTCCGTGGAATTCGGGGCTAGAAGGACCTTTACGGATTACATCGATGACGTGAGTGGCCGCTATGTTGATCCCGATCAGCTCGATGGAATCAATGGAGCCGTGGCTGCAGCTTTGAGCGATCGCAGCTTGAATAGAGAGGCAGGAGAGGATAATACTTATTTCATGCGCGGGAATCGCGAGACGAATGATTGGTACTTTATCTCGGCTATCTCGTTGAGTTTTAAGATTTTTGACAAACCGGAGCGTTGTCACGACTTCGACGACTAAAAGATATGGGGCTAAAAGAACAAATCGACCTAGAGCGCTTACCGCAGCACGTGGCCGTCATTATGGACGGAAATGGCCGGTGGGCGCGTAAGAAGGGTATGATGCGGGTCTTTGGTCACCAAAACGGGGTAAAGGCTGTGCGTGAAACGGTTGAAGCGTGTGCCGAATTGGGAGTCAAGGCACTGACACTTTATGCCTTTAGTACCGAAAACTGGAACAGGCCCAAGAGCGAGGTAGATGCCTTGATGAAGCTCCTGATCTCCACCTTGAGAAAAGAGCTCCATACACTCACGGA encodes:
- a CDS encoding alpha/beta fold hydrolase; protein product: MKLASIIQGEGEPLVILHGLFGMPDNWKTLAGDFAEQFEVHLIDQRNHGRSPHSDEHNYTVMAEDLLEYFEEHGIDKGHVMGHSMGGKTAMRFAMDHPERVDKLVVVDIGPQFYPIHHREILDALLSVDLERAQSRREAQNQLAQGIKDIGIQQFLLKNLHWVEKESLGWRFNLHGLNDQISNVGEALGNGEVYEGPTLFIAGGDSDYIDGGTFAHIREHFTQAVVETVEGAGHWVHAQRPKELFSLVLEFLG
- a CDS encoding NAD kinase, giving the protein MRVGIYGKEISQEHRPFAEELFECLKRSGCDLVAYTRFVQRNADKWSDDNFDGTFNDHFDMMRKKVDVLISLGGDGTMLDSTMLVVNSGVPIMGVNFGRLGFLANNAREDVSRAIKQLTSREYECEPRSVIRLESQRDLFEGMNFALNEMTVSRKDTTAMITIHVYLKNELLNTYWADGLIISTPTGSTGYSLSCGGPIIMPGSQNFVLTPIAPHNLTVRPFVLSDQSELRIRVEGRSSEHLVSLDSRVRSITSEDELVVKRANFDIQLVRFNGQNFSETLRNKLMWGIDKRN
- a CDS encoding pyridoxine 5'-phosphate synthase, which produces MTKLSVNINKVATLRNARGGNVPNVLQVALDAERFGTQGITVHPRPDERHIRYSDVRELKPKLTTEFNIEGYPAPEFMKLVMEMKPEQVTLVPDPPGVLTSNAGWDTLEKGEFLKGIITHLKARGIRTSIFLDPKPELVEAAAATGSDRIELYTEAYAVGHTEGRKEDAIKPYVKTAEAASAAGLGINAGHDLDLKNLNYFAMNIPGLLEVSIGHALISDALYYGLENTIQMYRLQLTEL
- a CDS encoding bifunctional phosphoglucose/phosphomannose isomerase, whose translation is MKQLIQDFPNHLADALHIAHQASLKPAAREIRQVVITGLGGSGIGGTIVADLMRDRCKVPIVVNKGYDLPAFVNPYTLALVSTYSGNTEETLSALKRADSRGAEIGIITSGGSALEYAKSKGCHHIVVPGGNPPRSMFGYSFVQLLKYLSHYGLVDSEVLSDVSHAIQLLEEEGAALRAAGTDLAGFLRNKMPVVYASDGFEGVAIRFRQQFNENSKMVGYTGMVPEMNHNELVGWAGGDDRIAVVFFRNESDDPRIQKRMEINQEIIRRNTPHIMEVWSKGGNDIERALYLIHLGDWASYDLSELNDVDVMEIKVIEYLKSELAKFKS
- a CDS encoding outer membrane beta-barrel protein — translated: MRRIATLIIVLAASFSSRAQSPDIGLWIGGSQYYGDVGIINSFYMPEDLAFGVFIRWNFNDHLALRTGVGFGGVRAADSLSEVPFRVNRNLSFRSDIFEADARLELNFWPYIIGVPEKHSMYVFAGIGFFTFEPQALYQDTWWDLQPLNTEGQGTVLAPDLEEYRTWSLSVPFGIGYKANIGRRFAVSVEFGARRTFTDYIDDVSGRYVDPDQLDGINGAVAAALSDRSLNREAGEDNTYFMRGNRETNDWYFISAISLSFKIFDKPERCHDFDD
- a CDS encoding carbon-nitrogen hydrolase family protein, giving the protein MKGSIRENMLNHLGFIEQAIGLDADLIIFPELSITNYEPSLARELAIGNGAEPFRSIQELSNSGNISVGMGMPTIEKGEVFISMLIYQPHEMRKVYSKQLLHDDEQPYFTSGKEQVYLFVNDIKVAVGICYETLQREHFENAWGRDFDVYVASVAKSQNGIKKAHEHFSKISGEFKTPILMSNSIEPSDDFTAAGQSAVRNENGMLLEQLDDRSEGILWFDTRSSQTGVEMRN
- the lysS gene encoding lysine--tRNA ligase — its product is MALSEQEIIRREALAELKKLGIDPYPADLFEVNTSAASIKKYYQVDKTVYKNVSLAGRIMSKRIMGKASFAELQDSTGRIQIYVNRDEICPGDDKTLYNAVFKKLMHIGDIVGIKGYVFTTQVGEISIHVTELTMLTKSLRPLPLPKTDAEGKVHDAFTDPEKRYRQRYVDLVVNPHVREAFMKRTQLTNSMRNFLNHKGYMEVETPILQPLYGGAAARPFKTHHNTLDITLYLRIANELYLKRLIVGGFDGVYEFAKDFRNEGMSRFHNPEFTQMELYVAYKDYEWMMNFVEEMVEKIALDLHGTTEVPCGEHVINFQRPWKRYTMYGAIEEFTGVDVSEMDEDEMRAAAKKLGVEVEDSMGCGKLIDEIFGEHCEPKLIQPTFITDYPVEMSPLAKKHRTEEGLVERFEAICNGKEICNAFSELNDPIDQRARFEEQLELGKRGDDEAMVLDEDFLRAIEYGMPPTAGLGIGIDRLSVIMTNSNSIQDVLFFPQMKPEKKAPVVTAAEFEAIGVPAEWAPHFLEKFGTVDAMRELKHTQVHQQMNGLRKKKKLDIPALQLDEVEGWMG
- a CDS encoding CBS domain-containing protein, which codes for MLSKQVLQTEIEPITRSDSGLYALGIMDEYKVEHLPVVEGGLLVGLVSELDLLDMHRPEGSLAEQEVTITHVSVNAEEHCFKAIELMGEMSLTCLPVVDRENKYAGYITARHLVECMGELTASQEPGGILILELNQNDYSLSEIAQIVESNDAKVLSMYLSKHTDSTKMEVTLKINRPDLAAIIQTFERYEYRITATYDQSDDTEEMQHRFGLFMNYLNM
- the lipB gene encoding lipoyl(octanoyl) transferase LipB; its protein translation is MNVTTHFQDLGVIEYKKAWDYQQRLFDGTVQMKFDNRKLPEEERRTTRNYLLFCEHPHVYTLGKSGDMANLLVKEEKLKEIEASYFPINRGGDITYHGPGQIVAYPIFDLDYFFTDIHKYLRYLEDVIIKVLERYDLKGERSPGETGVWLDVGTPKARKICAMGIKASRWVTMHGLAFNVNSNLEYFNYIVPCGITDKAVTSLDVEVDRKLDYEVVKGQVKEAFKVGFGLEYV